In a genomic window of Mycosarcoma maydis chromosome 5, whole genome shotgun sequence:
- a CDS encoding uncharacterized protein (related to anaphase promoting complex subunit 11), which yields MKVKVKSWNAVACWLWDVKDPDDICGICQSNFDGCCASCKEPGDSCPLLFGKCSHEFHLHCIMKWLQDNNGCPSCRRPWEEVEGTTIGTAATAMTAAETT from the exons ATGAAGGTCAAGGTCAAATCGTGGAACGCGgttgcgtgttggt TGTGGGATGTCAAGGACCCGGATGATATCTGCGGTATTTGCCAGAGCAACTTTGATGGCTGCTGTGCGAGTTGCAAAGAGCCTGGTGACAGTTGTCCTTTGT TGTTTGGCAagtgcagtcacgagtttcaTCTTCATTGTATCATGAAGTGGCTTCAAGACAACAATGGATGCCCATCATGTCGGCGACCGTGGG AGGAGGTGGAAGGTACGACCATCGGCACCGCTGCTACAGCAATGACTGCGGCAGAGACCACATGA
- a CDS encoding uncharacterized protein (related to gamma-glutamyltransferase) encodes MTALRSAHRPSSLRSTANSEAGSIEPIQEEVVSNDGQISAAATPDTETSALLPSHRHRTQLLAPPSSHKSRSRTIWNSILVLLAIFTFAVTISIVLKNLLGEFNDPEDPSLPIDPPGTDPRGRRHPAVLATGRKAGVATENEICSRIGMDILLAKGTAVDAAVASTFCVGVLNMFSSGIGGGGFMIVRDPSACSAKGAKQPDCIEHTTIDFRETAPAAANKTMYVGRVPKAQFGGLAVGVPGELRGLQEAHKRYGRLAWKRLVQPSVELAKSATVSKELERRLSFFGGFIYDEPVWREIFVDDNTGQLKREGDTFHRPAYAQTLQSIADHGPDVFYSGAIAESLVRTTQAHGGILTLQDLHDYKVIVRPALQGSWLGKKVYTTHAPTSGPILLSILNMLSLIPDFTSIGQVTSLNMHRFIEALKFGFGQRTELADPAFMSSAGLERMSQIPTMSEALAIVPNITDDRTHPLDYYHPKFDIIDDHGTMHLSIVDQHGMAIALTSTVNLIFGSRVMDRSTGVILNDEMDDTSTPGVPNAFGLAPSPYNYPEAHKRPLSSTCPTIIESASGQVELVLGGSGGSRIFSSVLQTIFNFYLWGMDLSQSIEAPRLHHQLLPTQLSVETGYSEKVLSGLLGRGHEVSWIDIDLGIAEVQAVAVQAEGKRWKRVWAASDSRKGGVAVAV; translated from the coding sequence ATGACAGCCTTAAGATCCGCACACAGGCCATCTAGCCTTcgctccaccgccaacTCGGAAGCAGGATCTATTGAGCCCATTCAAGAAGAAGTTGTCTCGAACGATGGCCAGATCTCGGCTGCCGCTACGCCTGATACAGAAACCTCGGCTCTGCTTCCTTCGCATCGACATCGCACCCAACTCCTTGCTCCGCCCTCGTCGCACAAATCTCGTTCCAGAACCATCTGGAATTCGATCCTCGTCCTACTAGCCATCTTCACCTTCGCCGTCACCATATCCATCGTTCTCAAAAATCTGTTGGGGGAATTCAACGATCCCGAAGATCCGTCTTTGCCCATCGACCCGCCAGGCACCGATCCACGCGGTCGGCGCCACCCAGCCGTCCTCGCGACAGGTCGTAAGGCCGGCGTAGCTACCGAAAATGAGATCTGCAGCAGGATCGGCATGGATATTTTGCTCGCAAAGGGCACAGCTGTGGATGCAGCGGTAGCGTCAACATTCTGTGTCGGAGTTCTCAATATGTTCAGCTCGGGGATCGGTGGGGGTGGATTTATGATCGTTCGCGACCCCTCTGCTTGTTCTGCGAAAGGTGCAAAGCAGCCGGATTGCATAGAGCATACAACCATCGATTTCAGGGAGACTGCtcctgcagcagccaacAAGACCATGTATGTTGGACGCGTGCCCAAAGCTCAATTCGGTGGGCTGGCTGTAGGTGTACCCGGAGAACTGCGAGGGCTGCAAGAGGCGCACAAGAGATATGGTAGACTGGCGTGGAAGAGGCTGGTTCAGCCGTCCGTCGAGTTGGCCAAGTCGGCTACTGTGAGCAAGGAGCTGGAGAGACGCCTATCGTTCTTTGGTGGCTTCATCTACGATGAACCTGTCTGGAGAGAGATTTTTGTTGACGACAACACGGGTCAACTCAAGAGGGAAGGCGACACTTTTCATCGTCCTGCCTACGCTCAAACATTGCAAAGCATCGCAGACCATGGTCCGGACGTCTTCTACAGCGGAGCTATCGCTGAATCTCTGGTCCGAACAACCCAAGCTCACGGCGGCATTCTAACACTCCAAGATCTGCACGATTACAAGGTGATCGTTCGACCCGCTCTCCAAGGCTCTTGGCTTGGCAAGAAAGTCTACACCACCCATGCACCCACCTCTGGGCCCATCCTTTTGTCTATACTCAACAtgctctcgctcatccCCGATTTCACTTCGATCGGTCAAGTGACGTCTCTCAACATGCATCGATTCatcgaagcgctcaagtTTGGGTTTGGCCAGCGAACCGAACTGGCCGACCCAGCGTTCATGTCTAGCGCCGGTCTGGAACGCATGTCACAGATCCCAACTATGTCGGAAGCTCTTGCAATCGTGCCCAACATTACAGATGATCGAACCCATCCGCTCGACTACTACCATCCCAAATTCGACATTATCGACGATCACGGAACCATGCATCTATCCATCGTCGATCAGCACGGGATGGCGATCGCACTCACCTCGACCGTCAACCTCATCTTTGGTTCTCGAGTCATGGATCGCTCGACAGGTGTCATCCTGAACGATGAAATGGACGATACTTCAACGCCCGGTGTCCCCAACGCATTCGGCCTTGCGCCTTCCCCTTACAACTATCCAGAAGCACACAAACGTCCCCTTTCATCCACGTGTCCTACCATCATCGAATCCGCCTCCGGCCAAGTCGAATTGGTATTGGGTGGCAGTGGAGGAAGTCGCATCTTCAGCTCAGTGTTGCAAACCATCTTCAACTTCTACCTGTGGGGAATGGATCTGAGTCAATCCATCGAGGCGCCTAGATTGCATcatcagctgctgccgactcagttgagcgtcgagaccGGGTACAGCGAAAAGGTGCTCAGTGGGCTATTGGGTAGGGGACATGAAGTGAGCTGGATCGACATCGATTTGGGGATTGCCGAAGTGcaggcggtggcggtgcAAGCCGAGGGcaagaggtggaagcgcgTTTGGGCTGCGAGTGATTCCAGAAAGGGCGGGGTAGCGGTGGCTGTGTGA